In Massilia sp. METH4, the genomic window CCGGCGTGATCGGCATGCTGGGCTTCGCGCTGCGCGACCGCTCGTTGCAACCCGTCACCCGCGAGCAGATCGAGCGCGGGCAGGCCAACGCGCAGTCGCTGCTGTCGATCATCAACGACCTGCTCGATTTTTCCAAGATCGAAGCGGGCAAGCTCACCGTCGAGAAGATCGACTTCGCGCTGGCGGCCGCCGTGGAAAACGTGGCCAGCCTGTTCGAGGAGCAGTCGGCCGCCCAGGGCGTGGAGTTCCGTATCGAATACGGGCGCGACCTCCCGCACTTCGTGGTCGGCGATCCCACGCGGCTGCGGCAGGTACTCGTAAACCTGGTGGGCAACGCATTCAAGTTCACGCAGCGCGGCCATGTCACGCTGCGCGTGGAGCGCGCCGGCAGCAGCGAACGAGGCTGCGCGGTGATCCGCTTCACGGTCGAGGATACGGGCATCGGCATTCCGCCCGCCGAGCTGCCGCGGCTGTTCGAGAAATTCGAGCAGGCCGACGCGACCACCACGCGGCGCTACGGCGGCACCGGCCTGGGATTGGCGATCTGCCACCAGCTGGTGGACCTGATGGGCGGCGACATCAGTGCCCACAGCACGCCGGGCGAGGGCAGCGTGTTTTCGTTCACGCTGCCGCTGTGCGACGGGGTGCCGCCGCCGCTTGCGCCGCAGGTGGCGCGAACGCCGCATACGCACAGGCTGAAGGTGCTGTGCGCGGAAGACTTCCCGACCAACCAGATCATCATCCGCATGATGCTGGAAGACCTGGGGCACGGCGTGGACATCGTGGGCAACGGCGCACTGGCGGTGGCGGCCTGCGCGCAGACCCGCTACGACCTGATCCTGATGGATGGCCGCATGCCGGAGCTGGATGGCGCTACCGCCACCCGTGCCATCCGTGCCGGTGGCCCGCCCGGTGCACCGGTGTGCGACCGCGACCTGATGATCGTGGCGTTGACGGCCAATGTCAGCGAGGAAGACCGCAGCCGCTACCTCGCCGCCGGCATGGACGATTTCCTGACCAAGCCGATCGACGAGGGCGCGCTGCACCGCCAGCTGGCGCGTGCCATCGAGCGCCAGCTGGCGCGCGGCGTGGTGCTCGACCCGATGCCGTCGGTGGTGCCGCCGCACGGCGCCGGGGCGCGGCCCAGCGTGGCGGAGCTCGATGCCATGTTCGGCATCGACACTGGCTTGCCACCATTGCCCCCGGCGCAGCCGCTGCCGGGCGCGCCCGTCGACGCGGCAGTCGCGCTGCGCCTGCGGCTGCGCGACGCCTTCGTGGCCGACCTGCCCGGCAAGCTCAATGAACTCGATGCCGCCCTGGCCGCCGCCGACGCGGATGGGGCGGGACGGCTGTTCCACGGCCTCAAGGGCAGCGCCGCCTACTTGCAGGAGATGGAGCTGCACGCGCTGTGCGCCGAACTCGAACGCGCCGCCGACCGCGCGCTGTGGCCGGCGATCCGCCACAAGCTGCCGCGGCTCCATGCGCAACTGGGACGCCTGCTCGCACCGGTGGAAAACGGCGACGGCCGTTGAGGCGCGCGGAGCGCGCTTTGTCCCTATTGGGTTTTCGCCACAGTTGGATATTTGCCGGTCGTGGCAGTTGACTCCGCTTGCACGGGTGTTATGCTTTTTCGACAACAACCGTGTCCAAGGAGAGATGCATGATGAAAGCGTTCCTGCACAAGCTGGTCGGCGCGATTTGCCTGTCCGTCTCCAGCATCGCATCGGCCGATATCGAGATTTCGATGTGGGGCGAATTCGAGCACGAGTTGAATCCTTCCGGCATGTTCAGTTTCACGATTCTCCTTCCCGACTTCCCGACCGCCCCCATCTACGATATGCCGGTCAGTTCCCCAGGATGCACCATCTGTTTCGAGGCCACCATCGTTCCGGACGTCAGGCAGACGCCGTGGTGGTCCGATGGACGGGAGGCATTGATCGCCGTTGCCATAGCGGAAGGGGAGGGCGAATGGGTAAGGCGGCGCTTCTATTACTTCGATGAAGGCGCGCTGGGCCAGTTCGGCACCTATCGCAGTCTCGACTCCTTCGATGCCACGCTCACCATCAGCCCCGTCGGCGCGGTCCCCGAGCCGGCATCCGCGTACCTGCTGCTGGCCGGCGCAGCCGGCCTGGCGGCATGGCGCCGGCATGCGGGAAAGCGCAGCGCCTGAGTGGTTATAATCCCAGCGCTGGCACGGGGCCAGATTGGGAGAGTGATGAAAGTCTTGGTAATCGACGACGACGTGGTGTCGCGCATGATGCTGATGCACCTGATCGACAGCTGCGGCACCTACGACATCGTGGAAGCGGAAGACGGCGCCGACGCGTGGCAGCAGCTCGCCGGCGGGCTGCGGCCGGCCGCCTGTTTCTGCGACCTGCGCATGCCGCGCGTATCCGGCCTGGAACTGCTGCAAAAAGTGCGCAACGATGCCGCCCTGGCTACGTTGCCGTTCGTGCTGGTGTCCTCCGCCAACGACCGCGAGACGGTGGAGCGCGCGACCCTTGCCGGTGCCACCGGCTACATCGTCAAGCCATTCGAGCCGGCACAGGTGCGCGCGCAACTCGATGCGCTGGCGGCGCCGCTGCAAGCCGAGGAGCCGTCGGTCACGCTGGCCCGCCTCGGCATCGATGCCCGGCGCCTGGGCGCCTACCTCGCCGGGTTCGAGACGCAAGTGCTGGCCGCCGGGCCTGAGCTGGAAGCGCTGCTCCTGCGCGGCGCACGCGACGAAGCCACGGCGCGGCTGGAACGGCTGCGCGACGGCTGCGCCACGCTTGGCCTGACCGGGGCCGCCGGCACGCTGGCCGTACCGCCGTCCGACGCGGCCGCGCTGGCGCCGATGCTGGGCGCGGTGCGCGACGCCGTGCGCCGCCAGGCCCGGCGGTTGCAGGCGTGACGGTGGCGCCGGCCGTTTTGTCGCGCGCGCACGTCGATCCCGGCCGCGCCTGCGCGGCGGCTTGTGCGCCAGATCGTTTAAGCTTAAAGTAAGTGGCCAGTCCAACCATCAACCACAAGGCGATCATGGACCACTCCACGCAAGGCAGCGGCAGCGCGCACGTCGATCCGTTCGCGCGGGCCCACCTGCCGCCCCCGGAACTCTGGCCCGAACTCCTGTTCGAATTGCCCGAGTTGCACTACCCGCCCAGGATCAACTGCGTTGCCGAGCTGCTGGACCGCCATGTGGCGGCCGGGCAGGGCGGGCGCACGGCGCTGTATGACGAGCACGAGCGCTGGAGCTACGTGCAATTGCAGGAGCGCGTCGACCGCATCGCCCACGTGTTGCGCGGGCCGATGGGCCTCGTGCCGGGCAACCGCGTGCTGCTGCGCGGCACCAATACGCCGCTGATGGCCGCCGCCATCCTGGCCGTGCTGAAGGCTGGACTGGTCGCCGTGCCCACCATGCCGCTGCTGCGCACGCGCGAACTGGCGACGATCGCCGCCAAGGCGAAGGTGGATGCCGTGCTGTGCGCCGCCTCGCTGCGCGCCGACCTCGACGCCGTGCCGGACTTGCCTCAGGTGCGCTATTTCGGCACCGATGCGCCAGACGGACTCGAAGCGTTGATGGCGCAGGCGCCGGGCGCCTTCACGGCCTGCGACACGGCGGCGGACGACGTGTGCCTGATCAGCTTCACCTCCGGCACCACTGGCGTACCGAAGGGGACGATGCACTTCCACCGCGACGTGCTTGCCATCTGCGACTGCTTCCCGCGGCACACGCTGCACACCCGTCCATCGGACGTGTTCATCGGCACGCCGCCGCTGGCCTTCACATTCGGGCTCGGCGGCCTGTTGCTGTTCCCGCTGCGCGTAGGCGCCTCTTCCGTACTGCTGGAAAGGCTCACGCCGGAAACGCTGCTGGCGGCGATCGCGCGTTACCGGGCGACCGTGTGCTTCACCGCGCCCACCTCGTACCGGCAGATGGCGGCGCTGGCCGACCGGTACGACCTGTCGAGTTTGCGCGAAACCGTGTCGGCGGGGGAAGCGCTGCCGGTCGCCACGCGCGAAGCGTGGCAGCGCGCCACGGGCCTGGCCATGATCGACGGCATCGGCTCGACCGAGATGCTGCACATCTTCATCTCGGCGGCTGGCGCCGAGGTGCGGCCGGGCGCCACCGGCAAGCCGGTGCCGGGCTACCGGGCCTGCGTGCTCGACGCGCAAGGCCAGCCGGTCGGGCCGGGCGTGGTGGGCCGGCTGGCCGTCAAGGGACCGACCGGGTGCCGCTACCTGGCCGATCCGCGGCAGAAGGATTATGTGTGCAACGGCTGGAACCTCACCGGCGACGCCTATGAAACGGATGCCGACGGCTATTTTTACTACCGCTCGCGCACCGACGACATGATCGTATCCGCCGGCTACAACATCGCCGGCCCGGAAGTGGAAGACGCGCTGCTGCGCCACCCGGCCGTGGCCGAGTGCGGCGTCGTCGGCCGCGAAGACGCCGAACGTGGGCAGCTCGTGGAAGCGCACGTGGTGCTGCGGCCGGGTTACGAGGCGGGACAGGGACTGGCGGCCGAGCTGCAGGAATTCGTCAAGGGCGAGATCGCGCCGTACAAGTATCCGCGCCGCGTGGTGTTCGCCACGTCGCTGCCGCGCACGGAAACCGGCAAGCTGCAGCGCTTCCGGCTGCGCCAGCCATGAACGTGCTGTGCATCGGCGGCGGCCCGGCCGGCCTGTACAGCGCGCTGCTGCTGAAGAAGGCTTCGCCGGCCCACCGCATCGTGGTCGTCGAGCGCAACCGGCCCTATGACACGTTCGGCTGGGGCGTCGTGTTCTCCGACCAGACGCTGGACAACCTGCGCGCGGCGGACGAGCCGACAGCGCGCGAGATCCTCGCCGCGTTCAACCACTGGGACGATATCGAGGTGTTTTACCGGGGCCAGCGGGTGCGCTCCGGCGGCCACGGTTTCGCCGGGATCGGCCGCAAGCGGCTGTTGAACATCCTGCAGCGGCGCTGCGAGGAACTGGGCGTGGAACTCGTGTTCGACACCGAGGTGACCGACGACCGCGAGCTGGCCGCGCGCTACGGGGCCGACCTGGTGATCGCGGCCGACGGCTTGAACAGCCGCGTGCGCAGCCGCTACGCGGAGACGTTCCTGCCACAGGTGGAGGCGCGCCAGTGCCGCTTCGTGTGGCTGGGCACGACAAAACAATTCGACGCGTTCACCTTCAATTTCCGCGAAACGGAACACGGCTGGTTCCAGGCCCATATCTACCAGTTCGAGGAAGGGACCTCAACGTTCATCGTGGAGACACCGGAGACCGTGTGGCGCGCCGCCGGCCTGGAAGACATGACGCAGCAGGAATCGATCGCGTTCTGCGAGCGGCTGTTCGCCGACCGGCTCGAAGGGCACCCGCTGATGTCGAACGCGGCCCACCTGCGCGGATCAAGCATGTGGATCCGCTTTCCGCGCATCGTGTGCGAACGGTGGGTGCACGGGAACGGCGCGGTACCGGTCGTGCTGATGGGCGACGCCGCGCACTCGGCGCACTTCTCCATCGGTTCCGGTACTAAGCTGGCGCTGGAGGATGCCATCGCGCTGGTCCGCTGCCTCGGTGCCTCCGGCGGCTTGAATGGGGCGCTGGCCGCCTATGAGGCGGAGCGTTCCATCGAGGTGCTCAAGCTGCAAAGCGCGGCGCGCAATTCGATGGAGTGGTTCGAGAACGTGGCGCGCTACGCCGCGCTGGACGCGCCGCAGTTCGCCTATGCGATGCTGGCGCGCAGCCAGCGGCTTTCCCATGAAAACCTGCGCCTGCGCGACCGCGATTACGTCGCCGACTACGAGCGCTGGTTCGCGCGGCGGGCCTTCGCCGAGGCCGGCCTGCCGGCGCCCGCCGACTGCGCCATTCCGCCGATGTTCACGCCCCTGAAGGTGCGCGATCTCGTGCTGAAGAACCGCATCGTCGTGTCGCCGATGGCACAGTACAGTGCCGTGGACGGCACCGTGGGGGACTGGCACCTGCTGCACCTCGGGGCGCGGGCAGTTGGCGGCGCGGCGCTGGTGATGGCGGAGATGACATGCGTTTCCGCCGATGCGCGGATCACGCCTCACTGTCCCGGCCTGTATGCGCCGGAACACACGCAGGCATGGCAACGCATCGTCGCCACGGTGCATGCGACCAGCGATGCGAAGATCGGCATCCAGCTGGGCCATGCCGGCGCCAAGGGCTCGACGCGCGCGATGTGGGAGGGCATCGACCAGCCGCTGGAAGAGGGTAACTGGCCGCTGCTGTCGGCCTCGCCGCAGCAATACCTGGAAGGCGTGTCGCAGGTGGCGCGCGAGGCCACGCCGGAAGACCTGCTGCGCATCGCGGCTGACTTCGTGCGCGCCACGCTGGCGGCCGACGCGGCGGGCTTCGACTGGCTCGAGCTGCACTGCGCGCACGGCTACCTGCTGTCGTCGTTCATCTCGCCGCTGACGAACCGGCGTACCGACGAGTATGGCGGCAGCCTGGAGAACCGCTGCCGTTTCCCGTTGCGCGTGTTTGCGGCAATGCGCGCCGCCTGGCCGGCGCACAAGCCGATGAGCGTGCGCATTTCCGCGCACGACTGGGTGGAGGGCGGCATCACGCCGGACGACGCGGTGCGCATCGCGCGCCTGTTCAAGGCGGAGGGCGCCGACATGATCGACTGTTCGTCCGGCCAGGTCAGCAAGCACGAGCAGCCCGTGTACGGCCGCATGTACCAGGCGCCGTTCGCCGACCGCGTGCGCAACGAGGCCGGCATCGCGGCCATCGCCGTCGGTTCGATCTACGAAGCCGATCATGCCAACGGCATCATTGCCGCCGGCCGCGCCGACCTGTGCGCGGTGGGGCGGCCGCACCTGGCCAATCCGGCCTGGACGCTGGCGGAGGCGGCACGCATCGGTTACCGTGCGATGCCGTGGCCGGTACAGTACCTGGCCGGGAAGAGCCAGCTGGAACGCGAGCTGGCACGCAACCTGGCGCGGGAGCGGGCTTGAACGACGGCGCCCGCCCACAGGTGCTGGACCTGGCCAGCCGCCTGACCGAGGATGATCACCAGTCGCTGAAGCTGTGGCTGCGCATGCTCTCGTGCACGGTGCGCATCGAGGACGAGATCCGCGCCCGGCTGCGCGAGCGTTTCGATGTCACGCTGCCGCGCTTCGACCTGATGGCCCAGCTGGAACGCTGTCCGGAAGGCATGCGCATGGGCGAGCTGGGCAAGCGCATGATGGTCACCGGCGGCAACGTCACCGGCATCGCCAACCAGCTCGAGCGCGAGAGGCTCGTGGTGCGCGTGCCCGACCCGCGCGACGGCCGCGCCTTCAGCGTGAAGCTCACGGCGGCCGGCCGGCGCGCGTTCGCGGCGATGGCGCGTGAGCACGAACAATGGGTGATCGAACTGCTGGGCGACATGCCCACGGAAGACAAGGCGCGGCTGCTGGAACTGCTGTCGCGCATGAAAGGGCATCTCGAAGCCCGCAAGGAGAAACCATGAAATACCTGCAAGGGCGGCCGCACGCGCTGCCCGGCCACCGCACGCCGCTGGCCGGTCACGCGGCGCGGCACTTCCTGTTCGCCGTCGAAGCGGGTGT contains:
- a CDS encoding response regulator, giving the protein MKVLVIDDDVVSRMMLMHLIDSCGTYDIVEAEDGADAWQQLAGGLRPAACFCDLRMPRVSGLELLQKVRNDAALATLPFVLVSSANDRETVERATLAGATGYIVKPFEPAQVRAQLDALAAPLQAEEPSVTLARLGIDARRLGAYLAGFETQVLAAGPELEALLLRGARDEATARLERLRDGCATLGLTGAAGTLAVPPSDAAALAPMLGAVRDAVRRQARRLQA
- a CDS encoding benzoate-CoA ligase family protein is translated as MDHSTQGSGSAHVDPFARAHLPPPELWPELLFELPELHYPPRINCVAELLDRHVAAGQGGRTALYDEHERWSYVQLQERVDRIAHVLRGPMGLVPGNRVLLRGTNTPLMAAAILAVLKAGLVAVPTMPLLRTRELATIAAKAKVDAVLCAASLRADLDAVPDLPQVRYFGTDAPDGLEALMAQAPGAFTACDTAADDVCLISFTSGTTGVPKGTMHFHRDVLAICDCFPRHTLHTRPSDVFIGTPPLAFTFGLGGLLLFPLRVGASSVLLERLTPETLLAAIARYRATVCFTAPTSYRQMAALADRYDLSSLRETVSAGEALPVATREAWQRATGLAMIDGIGSTEMLHIFISAAGAEVRPGATGKPVPGYRACVLDAQGQPVGPGVVGRLAVKGPTGCRYLADPRQKDYVCNGWNLTGDAYETDADGYFYYRSRTDDMIVSAGYNIAGPEVEDALLRHPAVAECGVVGREDAERGQLVEAHVVLRPGYEAGQGLAAELQEFVKGEIAPYKYPRRVVFATSLPRTETGKLQRFRLRQP
- a CDS encoding bifunctional salicylyl-CoA 5-hydroxylase/oxidoreductase, translated to MNVLCIGGGPAGLYSALLLKKASPAHRIVVVERNRPYDTFGWGVVFSDQTLDNLRAADEPTAREILAAFNHWDDIEVFYRGQRVRSGGHGFAGIGRKRLLNILQRRCEELGVELVFDTEVTDDRELAARYGADLVIAADGLNSRVRSRYAETFLPQVEARQCRFVWLGTTKQFDAFTFNFRETEHGWFQAHIYQFEEGTSTFIVETPETVWRAAGLEDMTQQESIAFCERLFADRLEGHPLMSNAAHLRGSSMWIRFPRIVCERWVHGNGAVPVVLMGDAAHSAHFSIGSGTKLALEDAIALVRCLGASGGLNGALAAYEAERSIEVLKLQSAARNSMEWFENVARYAALDAPQFAYAMLARSQRLSHENLRLRDRDYVADYERWFARRAFAEAGLPAPADCAIPPMFTPLKVRDLVLKNRIVVSPMAQYSAVDGTVGDWHLLHLGARAVGGAALVMAEMTCVSADARITPHCPGLYAPEHTQAWQRIVATVHATSDAKIGIQLGHAGAKGSTRAMWEGIDQPLEEGNWPLLSASPQQYLEGVSQVAREATPEDLLRIAADFVRATLAADAAGFDWLELHCAHGYLLSSFISPLTNRRTDEYGGSLENRCRFPLRVFAAMRAAWPAHKPMSVRISAHDWVEGGITPDDAVRIARLFKAEGADMIDCSSGQVSKHEQPVYGRMYQAPFADRVRNEAGIAAIAVGSIYEADHANGIIAAGRADLCAVGRPHLANPAWTLAEAARIGYRAMPWPVQYLAGKSQLERELARNLARERA
- a CDS encoding MarR family transcriptional regulator; this translates as MNDGARPQVLDLASRLTEDDHQSLKLWLRMLSCTVRIEDEIRARLRERFDVTLPRFDLMAQLERCPEGMRMGELGKRMMVTGGNVTGIANQLERERLVVRVPDPRDGRAFSVKLTAAGRRAFAAMAREHEQWVIELLGDMPTEDKARLLELLSRMKGHLEARKEKP
- a CDS encoding PEP-CTERM sorting domain-containing protein, translating into MMKAFLHKLVGAICLSVSSIASADIEISMWGEFEHELNPSGMFSFTILLPDFPTAPIYDMPVSSPGCTICFEATIVPDVRQTPWWSDGREALIAVAIAEGEGEWVRRRFYYFDEGALGQFGTYRSLDSFDATLTISPVGAVPEPASAYLLLAGAAGLAAWRRHAGKRSA